From a single Nicotiana tabacum cultivar K326 chromosome 8, ASM71507v2, whole genome shotgun sequence genomic region:
- the LOC107774304 gene encoding uncharacterized protein LOC107774304 isoform X3 has protein sequence METQAASPGLGVSLQLKDCIEELLRFTLSSSVNGTFEIDIALSKDYCSALLQDDPSNLFPNSTDLSEGVPSYPLYKHLAASLYQAISSEALPRTEYKLAVMHESSSLKQKEEEWTGVIRAKGSHLLNVLKSVDFELHVQEPYFSLLRSIKYLVCADGQKTIEGRCAVGHYNKIEPGAFILFNKCLLLQVQDVHHYHSFREMLEAESLQELLPGVDTVEEGVQVYRKFYPEEKERSNGVLAICVKKPVSQPSICLGTMLSELSYAGVQKLLGFVCTVGTVSEALPPPASTLISSFLLPHNPNAKGSTLTDGARAMSKHVNRSSDSYWGSFSGSG, from the exons ATGGAAACTCAGGCAGCATCACCGGGATTAGGAGTGTCACTGCAACTGAAAGATTGCATAGAAGAGCTGCTGAGGTTCACACTTTCTTCCTCCGTAAACGGCACTTTTGAAATAGACATAGCTCTCTCCAAAGATTACTGCTCCGCCCTCTTACAAGACGATCCTTCCAATCTCTTTCCCAATTCCACTG ACCTTTCTGAAGGAGTTCCATCATATCCTTTATACAAGCACCTTGCAGCATCCTTATATCAGGCTATATCTTCTGAAGCCTTGCCAAGGACAGAATACAAACTTGCAGTAATGCATGAGTCCAGTTCATTGAAGCAAAAGGAAGAAGAGTGGACTGGTGTGATAAGGGCAAAAGGTTCTCATTTGCTAAAT GTGCTAAAATCTGTGGACTTTGAACTCCATGTTCAGGAACCTTACTTCTCCCTGCTTAGAAGTATAAAATATCT TGTTTGTGCAGATGGACAGAAAACAATTGAAGGAAGATGTGCTGTTGGACATTATAATAA AATTGAACCAGGAGCTTTCATCCTCTTCAACAAATGTTTACTTCTTCAAGTTCAG GATGTCCATCATTATCATTCATTTCGTGAGATGCTAGAAGCGGAGAGTCTTCAAGAACTTCTTCCTGGAGTGGATACTGTTGAAGAAG GTGTCCAAGTTTACAGGAAATTTTACCCAGAAGAGAAAGAAAGGTCAAATGGTGTTCTCGCTATCTGTGTTAAGAAGCCAGTTTCTCAGCCTTCCATTTGTCTGGGCACCATGCTCTCT GAACTGAGCTATGCAGGTGTTCAGAAGCTTTTAGGATTTGTATGTACAGTTGGAACGGTTTCTGAGGCACTTCCACCGCCAGCATCAACTCTTATCTCATCATTTTTGTTGCCACATAATCCAAAT GCTAAAGGTTCTACATTAACCGATGGAGCTAGGGCGATGTCAAAGCATGTAAACAGGAGCAGCGACAGCTACTGGGGTAGTTTTTCTGGAAGTGGTTAG
- the LOC107774304 gene encoding uncharacterized protein LOC107774304 isoform X2, with protein METQAASPGLGVSLQLKDCIEELLRFTLSSSVNGTFEIDIALSKDYCSALLQDDPSNLFPNSTDLSEGVPSYPLYKHLAASLYQAISSEALPRTEYKLAVMHESSSLKQKEEEWTGVIRAKGSHLLNVLKSVDFELHVQEPYFSLLRNGQKTIEGRCAVGHYNKIEPGAFILFNKCLLLQVQDVHHYHSFREMLEAESLQELLPGVDTVEEGVQVYRKFYPEEKERSNGVLAICVKKPVSQPSICLGTMLSELSYAGVQKLLGFVCTVGTVSEALPPPASTLISSFLLPHNPNAKGSTLTDGARAMSKHVNRSSDSYWGSFSGSDSNKNRVALDVISDLITHCCWINVHIVPPHGVVFEIRVANGYGARWSKDGIKFIGFLEPYMEDGYSKGWRH; from the exons ATGGAAACTCAGGCAGCATCACCGGGATTAGGAGTGTCACTGCAACTGAAAGATTGCATAGAAGAGCTGCTGAGGTTCACACTTTCTTCCTCCGTAAACGGCACTTTTGAAATAGACATAGCTCTCTCCAAAGATTACTGCTCCGCCCTCTTACAAGACGATCCTTCCAATCTCTTTCCCAATTCCACTG ACCTTTCTGAAGGAGTTCCATCATATCCTTTATACAAGCACCTTGCAGCATCCTTATATCAGGCTATATCTTCTGAAGCCTTGCCAAGGACAGAATACAAACTTGCAGTAATGCATGAGTCCAGTTCATTGAAGCAAAAGGAAGAAGAGTGGACTGGTGTGATAAGGGCAAAAGGTTCTCATTTGCTAAAT GTGCTAAAATCTGTGGACTTTGAACTCCATGTTCAGGAACCTTACTTCTCCCTGCTTAGAA ATGGACAGAAAACAATTGAAGGAAGATGTGCTGTTGGACATTATAATAA AATTGAACCAGGAGCTTTCATCCTCTTCAACAAATGTTTACTTCTTCAAGTTCAG GATGTCCATCATTATCATTCATTTCGTGAGATGCTAGAAGCGGAGAGTCTTCAAGAACTTCTTCCTGGAGTGGATACTGTTGAAGAAG GTGTCCAAGTTTACAGGAAATTTTACCCAGAAGAGAAAGAAAGGTCAAATGGTGTTCTCGCTATCTGTGTTAAGAAGCCAGTTTCTCAGCCTTCCATTTGTCTGGGCACCATGCTCTCT GAACTGAGCTATGCAGGTGTTCAGAAGCTTTTAGGATTTGTATGTACAGTTGGAACGGTTTCTGAGGCACTTCCACCGCCAGCATCAACTCTTATCTCATCATTTTTGTTGCCACATAATCCAAAT GCTAAAGGTTCTACATTAACCGATGGAGCTAGGGCGATGTCAAAGCATGTAAACAGGAGCAGCGACAGCTACTGGGGTAGTTTTTCTGGAAGTG ATTCCAATAAAAATAGGGTCGCCCTGGATGTTATCAGCGATTTAATAACTCATTGCTGCTGGATAAATGTGCATATTGTTCCACCACATGGGGTTGTTTTTGAGATAAGAGTTGCTAATGGATATGGTGCACGGTGGTCCAAAGATGGAATTAAG TTTATAGGTTTTCTTGAGCCCTATATGGAGGATGGCTATTCAAAGGGATGGAGGCACTGA
- the LOC107774289 gene encoding uncharacterized protein LOC107774289 has translation MRKDKPAVASSSKIKFEDSDEHESSSEDEEEKELEEELADVTFEELQRARSDGSDTMYRKFNSEGKSGRANKNRPVEMSSKKPVSRFREIIQVPKEVTRDPRFESLCGQLDEDGFKKRYNFLYEDDLPAEKEDLKKQMRKSNDPEEINELKNRIGWIDKQLKSAGLKHTEREILAEHKKKEREAAKQGKQPYYLKKSEIRQRKLVEKYKELKASGKLEAYIEKKRRKNAAKDHRYLPYRRPGEQENK, from the coding sequence ATGAGAAAAGACAAGCCAGCTGTTGCAAGTTCGAGTAAAATCAAATTTGAAGACTCTGATGAACATGAATCTTCGTCTGAAGATGAGGAGGAGAAGGAGTTAGAGGAGGAGCTTGCTGATGTGACCTTTGAGGAATTGCAGAGAGCACGGTCTGATGGGTCGGATACAATGTATAGGAAGTTCAATTCTGAAGGAAAAAGTGGCCGAGCAAACAAGAACAGGCCAGTGGAGATGAGTAGCAAGAAGCCAGTGAGCAGATTTAGGGAAATTATCCAAGTCCCTAAAGAGGTTACTCGTGACCCTCGCTTTGAGTCTTTATGTGGCCAGCTTGACGAAGATGGATTCAAAAAGAGATACAATTTTCTTTACGAGGATGATCTTCCAGCAGAAAAAGAGGATCTGAAGAAACAGATGAGGAAATCAAATGATCCAGAAGAGATAAATGAACTGAAAAATCGCATTGGTTGGATTGACAAGCAATTGAAATCGGCAGGATTGAAGCACACTGAGAGAGAGATTTTGGCAGAGCataagaagaaagagagagaagctGCTAAGCAAGGGAAACAACCTTATTACCtcaaaaaatctgaaattagGCAGCGCAAACTTGTTGAGAAATACAAGGAACTCAAAGCATCAGGCAAACTGGAAGCATATATCGAGAAGAAAAGGCGCAAGAATGCTGCAAAAGACCACAGATACTTGCCATATCGGCGTCCTGGCGAGCAAGAGAACAAGTGA
- the LOC107774304 gene encoding uncharacterized protein LOC107774304 isoform X1 — protein METQAASPGLGVSLQLKDCIEELLRFTLSSSVNGTFEIDIALSKDYCSALLQDDPSNLFPNSTDLSEGVPSYPLYKHLAASLYQAISSEALPRTEYKLAVMHESSSLKQKEEEWTGVIRAKGSHLLNVLKSVDFELHVQEPYFSLLRSIKYLVCADGQKTIEGRCAVGHYNKIEPGAFILFNKCLLLQVQDVHHYHSFREMLEAESLQELLPGVDTVEEGVQVYRKFYPEEKERSNGVLAICVKKPVSQPSICLGTMLSELSYAGVQKLLGFVCTVGTVSEALPPPASTLISSFLLPHNPNAKGSTLTDGARAMSKHVNRSSDSYWGSFSGSDSNKNRVALDVISDLITHCCWINVHIVPPHGVVFEIRVANGYGARWSKDGIKFIGFLEPYMEDGYSKGWRH, from the exons ATGGAAACTCAGGCAGCATCACCGGGATTAGGAGTGTCACTGCAACTGAAAGATTGCATAGAAGAGCTGCTGAGGTTCACACTTTCTTCCTCCGTAAACGGCACTTTTGAAATAGACATAGCTCTCTCCAAAGATTACTGCTCCGCCCTCTTACAAGACGATCCTTCCAATCTCTTTCCCAATTCCACTG ACCTTTCTGAAGGAGTTCCATCATATCCTTTATACAAGCACCTTGCAGCATCCTTATATCAGGCTATATCTTCTGAAGCCTTGCCAAGGACAGAATACAAACTTGCAGTAATGCATGAGTCCAGTTCATTGAAGCAAAAGGAAGAAGAGTGGACTGGTGTGATAAGGGCAAAAGGTTCTCATTTGCTAAAT GTGCTAAAATCTGTGGACTTTGAACTCCATGTTCAGGAACCTTACTTCTCCCTGCTTAGAAGTATAAAATATCT TGTTTGTGCAGATGGACAGAAAACAATTGAAGGAAGATGTGCTGTTGGACATTATAATAA AATTGAACCAGGAGCTTTCATCCTCTTCAACAAATGTTTACTTCTTCAAGTTCAG GATGTCCATCATTATCATTCATTTCGTGAGATGCTAGAAGCGGAGAGTCTTCAAGAACTTCTTCCTGGAGTGGATACTGTTGAAGAAG GTGTCCAAGTTTACAGGAAATTTTACCCAGAAGAGAAAGAAAGGTCAAATGGTGTTCTCGCTATCTGTGTTAAGAAGCCAGTTTCTCAGCCTTCCATTTGTCTGGGCACCATGCTCTCT GAACTGAGCTATGCAGGTGTTCAGAAGCTTTTAGGATTTGTATGTACAGTTGGAACGGTTTCTGAGGCACTTCCACCGCCAGCATCAACTCTTATCTCATCATTTTTGTTGCCACATAATCCAAAT GCTAAAGGTTCTACATTAACCGATGGAGCTAGGGCGATGTCAAAGCATGTAAACAGGAGCAGCGACAGCTACTGGGGTAGTTTTTCTGGAAGTG ATTCCAATAAAAATAGGGTCGCCCTGGATGTTATCAGCGATTTAATAACTCATTGCTGCTGGATAAATGTGCATATTGTTCCACCACATGGGGTTGTTTTTGAGATAAGAGTTGCTAATGGATATGGTGCACGGTGGTCCAAAGATGGAATTAAG TTTATAGGTTTTCTTGAGCCCTATATGGAGGATGGCTATTCAAAGGGATGGAGGCACTGA